A window of the Streptomyces formicae genome harbors these coding sequences:
- a CDS encoding GlxA family transcriptional regulator, whose amino-acid sequence MAADSRKPHRVVVLALDGCIPFELGIPHRIFGHAADARGRKLYEVVTCSVRPPGPVRTAADFAVLVENGPEAPATADTLIVPAAYELGPVYEEGRLTPELAAVFAGLRPGTRLVSICTGSYVLAAAGLLDGRRATTHWSEAERFQLMFPEVKVDADVLFVDEGDVLTSAGVAAGIDLCLHIVRGDHGTEVANDVARRTVVPPHRDGGQAQYIRRPVPEPQLATTSDARAWALAHLHEPIQLRDLAEQEAMSVRTFTRRFREEVGVSPGQWLTQQRVQRARQLLESTDLSMDQVARDAGFGTAQSMRQHLQSALGVPPTVYRRTFRADAPAG is encoded by the coding sequence ATGGCCGCTGACTCCCGCAAGCCGCACCGGGTCGTCGTCCTCGCTCTCGACGGCTGCATCCCCTTCGAGCTGGGCATCCCCCATCGCATCTTCGGCCACGCCGCCGACGCGCGGGGCCGGAAGCTGTACGAGGTCGTCACCTGCTCGGTCCGGCCGCCGGGGCCGGTCCGCACCGCGGCCGACTTCGCCGTGCTCGTCGAGAACGGCCCCGAGGCACCGGCCACCGCCGACACGCTGATCGTGCCCGCGGCGTACGAACTCGGCCCCGTCTACGAGGAGGGCCGGCTCACCCCCGAACTGGCCGCGGTCTTCGCCGGCCTGCGGCCCGGCACCCGGCTCGTCTCCATCTGCACCGGGAGCTACGTGCTGGCCGCGGCGGGCCTCCTCGACGGGCGGCGCGCCACCACGCACTGGTCGGAGGCCGAGCGGTTCCAGCTGATGTTCCCGGAGGTCAAGGTCGACGCGGACGTCCTCTTCGTCGACGAGGGCGACGTCCTCACCTCCGCCGGGGTCGCCGCCGGGATCGATCTGTGCCTGCACATCGTGCGCGGCGACCACGGCACGGAGGTCGCCAACGACGTGGCACGCCGCACGGTCGTGCCGCCGCACCGGGACGGCGGGCAGGCCCAGTACATCCGGCGGCCCGTGCCCGAGCCGCAGCTCGCGACGACGTCGGACGCGCGGGCGTGGGCGCTGGCGCATCTGCACGAGCCGATCCAGCTGCGCGATCTGGCCGAGCAGGAGGCCATGTCCGTACGGACGTTCACGCGCCGCTTCCGCGAGGAGGTCGGGGTCAGCCCCGGCCAGTGGCTCACCCAGCAGCGCGTGCAGCGCGCCCGGCAGCTCCTGGAGTCCACGGACCTGTCCATGGACCAGGTGGCCCGGGACGCGGGCTTCGGCACGGCGCAGTCGATGCGGCAGCATCTCCAGTCGGCGCTGGGCGTGCCGCCGACGGTGTACCGCCGCACCTTCCGCGCGGACGCGCCTGCGGGGTGA
- a CDS encoding MFS transporter, with protein sequence MAYREIISRAVLTWGAVAVGARLPVAAAPLALVFLVRERPGGYTLGAVLAAVYVIGEIVGAPLLGMRMRPERARPQLAAGLAAGAAGFGALGVAHEAPPVLLGVFAFVAGAGPAAAPGGMRALLTSLVPERAVAQAMSLESVLTFGIWAVAPALTAALALAAPHAPLLLIAALMAASVAGLWVLPAGWATGEDPAGGDRGTLRVVLGVWPVYVTGAASMSLLALAELILPALLEQRGIAVGWSGVVLAGFSIGSAVGAFVYGLRSWPGRLPTQSLVLLLGVSACVAVVAVLPGLVWIGTGLAVAGVMQAGAMLTRNLTLRELLPPSALAAGYSVMYAAVGAGYAASGTLAGGLLRVAAPSTAILAGVCLTLLLAVVGAVGERRVSAAARVPKEPGAATAARL encoded by the coding sequence ATGGCGTATCGCGAGATCATCAGCCGGGCCGTACTGACCTGGGGGGCGGTGGCCGTCGGTGCGCGGCTGCCGGTGGCGGCCGCGCCGCTCGCGCTCGTCTTCCTCGTACGGGAACGGCCCGGGGGCTACACGCTGGGTGCGGTGCTCGCCGCCGTGTACGTCATCGGCGAGATCGTCGGGGCGCCGCTGCTCGGGATGCGGATGCGGCCCGAGCGGGCGCGGCCGCAGCTGGCCGCCGGACTCGCGGCCGGCGCGGCGGGGTTCGGGGCACTGGGCGTCGCGCACGAGGCGCCCCCGGTGCTGCTCGGCGTCTTCGCCTTCGTCGCGGGGGCCGGGCCCGCGGCCGCGCCCGGCGGTATGCGGGCCCTGCTGACCAGCCTCGTGCCCGAGCGGGCCGTCGCCCAGGCGATGAGCCTGGAGTCCGTGCTGACGTTCGGCATCTGGGCCGTGGCGCCGGCCCTGACCGCGGCGCTGGCGCTGGCCGCTCCGCACGCGCCACTGCTGCTCATCGCCGCGCTGATGGCCGCGTCCGTGGCGGGGCTGTGGGTGCTGCCCGCCGGCTGGGCGACGGGGGAGGACCCCGCCGGCGGCGATCGCGGGACGCTGCGGGTCGTGCTGGGGGTGTGGCCGGTGTACGTGACCGGCGCGGCCTCGATGAGCCTGCTGGCGCTGGCCGAGCTGATCCTGCCCGCGCTGCTGGAGCAGCGCGGCATCGCCGTCGGCTGGTCCGGCGTGGTCCTCGCGGGCTTCTCGATCGGCTCGGCGGTGGGTGCGTTCGTCTACGGGCTGCGGAGCTGGCCGGGCCGGCTGCCGACGCAGAGCCTCGTCCTGCTGCTCGGCGTCTCGGCGTGCGTGGCCGTGGTCGCGGTGCTGCCCGGCCTCGTCTGGATCGGTACGGGCCTGGCCGTCGCGGGCGTCATGCAGGCCGGAGCGATGCTGACCCGCAATCTGACCCTGCGCGAGCTCCTCCCGCCGAGTGCGCTCGCCGCGGGCTATTCCGTGATGTACGCGGCGGTGGGCGCGGGTTACGCGGCAAGCGGCACCCTCGCCGGCGGGCTGCTGCGGGTCGCCGCCCCGTCGACGGCGATCCTGGCGGGGGTGTGCCTGACGCTGCTGCTGGCGGTGGTCGGTGCGGTGGGGGAGCGGCGCGTGTCCGCGGCGGCGCGGGTGCCGAAGGAGCCGGGCGCTGCCACGGCGGCGCGGCTCTGA
- a CDS encoding Zn-dependent alcohol dehydrogenase: MRGVVFDGERAEVADDLEIRDPGPGEVLVAVAAAGLCHSDLSVIDGTIPFPVPVVLGHEGAGVVEAVGPGVTHVAPGDHVSMSTLAGCRACAECDRGRPTMCRRAIGRPERPFSRAGEQLYQFASNSAFAERTLVKAVQAVKIPREIPLASAALIGCGVLTGVGAVLNRAKVAIGDTVVVIGSGGIGLNVLQGARLAGASTIVAVDTNPAKEETARLFGATHFLTSVEGVREVLPDGAQHVFECVGHTGLVRQAIDLLDRHGQAVLLGMPAPTAEATFLPAAMFLDKSILGCRYGSSRPQRDIALYARLYGEGRLLLDELVTEVYPVEDFAKAADDAEQGRVARGVLTF, translated from the coding sequence GTGAGAGGTGTCGTCTTCGACGGTGAACGGGCCGAGGTGGCCGACGATCTGGAGATACGGGACCCGGGCCCCGGCGAGGTGCTGGTCGCCGTGGCCGCGGCCGGGCTCTGCCACAGCGATCTGTCGGTGATCGACGGGACGATCCCCTTCCCCGTGCCCGTCGTGCTCGGCCACGAGGGCGCGGGTGTCGTCGAGGCGGTCGGCCCCGGCGTCACCCACGTCGCGCCCGGTGACCATGTGTCGATGTCGACGCTCGCCGGCTGCAGGGCATGCGCCGAGTGCGACCGGGGGCGGCCGACCATGTGCCGCAGGGCGATCGGGCGCCCGGAGCGGCCGTTCTCGCGGGCGGGCGAGCAGCTGTACCAGTTCGCCTCCAACTCCGCCTTCGCGGAACGGACGCTGGTGAAGGCCGTACAGGCGGTGAAGATCCCCCGGGAGATCCCCCTCGCCTCCGCCGCGCTCATCGGCTGCGGCGTCCTCACCGGTGTGGGCGCCGTCCTCAACCGGGCGAAGGTCGCCATCGGCGACACCGTCGTCGTCATCGGATCCGGCGGCATCGGCCTCAACGTCCTTCAGGGCGCCCGGCTCGCCGGGGCGTCCACCATCGTCGCCGTCGACACGAACCCGGCGAAGGAGGAGACGGCCCGGCTCTTCGGCGCCACCCACTTCCTCACGTCGGTGGAGGGGGTGCGGGAGGTTCTCCCCGACGGCGCCCAGCACGTCTTCGAGTGCGTCGGGCACACGGGGCTCGTGCGGCAGGCGATCGACCTCCTCGACCGGCACGGCCAGGCGGTCCTGCTCGGCATGCCGGCCCCGACTGCCGAGGCGACGTTCCTGCCCGCCGCGATGTTCCTGGACAAGTCCATCCTGGGCTGCCGGTACGGCTCATCGCGGCCGCAGCGCGACATCGCGCTGTACGCCCGGCTCTACGGCGAAGGGCGGCTGCTCCTCGACGAGCTGGTGACGGAGGTGTACCCGGTCGAGGACTTCGCGAAGGCCGCGGACGACGCGGAACAGGGGCGGGTGGCCCGGGGGGTGCTGACGTTCTGA
- a CDS encoding acyl-CoA dehydrogenase family protein, producing the protein MDFEFGPEDDTFRREAREWLGAHLAGDAAEGPAWERTLGRDGWIGLGWAADAEYGNRHATLTQQVVWAEEYARFRAPARLGHIGENLLAPTLIAYGSQEQQTRHLPGIARGEELWCQGYSEPGAGSDLASVRTRAVRDGTGYRVTGQKIWTSLAHEAHWCFVLARTEPGSVRHHGLSFLLVPMDQPGRIDVRPIRQMTGTSEFNEVFFDGAEAVDVVGGEGNGWQVAVGLLALERGVSTLVQQIGFEEELERIVALAVANGAATDPVLRDRLVHQWAELRTMRWNALRTLGSTGDPGAPSVAKLLWGRWHQRLGELAMQIRGAAAAAGPGAWSSAYELDELQRLFLFTRADTIYGGSDEIQRNIIAERVLGLPREQR; encoded by the coding sequence ATGGACTTCGAGTTCGGCCCGGAGGACGACACCTTCCGGCGCGAGGCCCGTGAGTGGCTCGGCGCGCATCTCGCGGGGGACGCCGCCGAAGGTCCGGCATGGGAGCGGACGCTCGGTCGTGACGGCTGGATCGGCCTCGGCTGGGCCGCGGACGCCGAGTACGGCAACCGCCACGCCACCCTCACCCAGCAGGTCGTGTGGGCCGAGGAGTACGCCCGCTTCCGCGCACCCGCCCGCCTCGGCCACATCGGCGAGAACCTGCTGGCCCCGACCCTCATCGCCTACGGCAGCCAGGAGCAGCAGACCCGGCACCTGCCCGGTATCGCCCGCGGCGAGGAGCTCTGGTGCCAGGGCTACAGCGAGCCCGGCGCAGGCTCGGACCTCGCGTCGGTCCGTACCAGGGCCGTCCGCGACGGCACCGGATACCGGGTCACCGGGCAGAAGATCTGGACCTCCCTCGCCCACGAGGCCCACTGGTGCTTCGTCCTCGCCCGCACCGAGCCCGGCTCCGTCCGCCACCACGGCCTGTCGTTCCTGCTGGTGCCGATGGACCAGCCGGGCCGGATCGACGTACGGCCCATCCGGCAGATGACGGGCACGAGCGAGTTCAACGAGGTCTTCTTCGACGGCGCCGAAGCCGTCGACGTGGTCGGCGGCGAGGGCAACGGCTGGCAGGTCGCCGTGGGCCTGCTCGCCCTGGAACGCGGGGTGTCGACGCTCGTCCAGCAGATCGGCTTCGAGGAGGAGCTGGAGCGGATCGTCGCCCTGGCCGTCGCGAACGGCGCTGCCACCGACCCCGTCCTGCGCGACCGCCTCGTGCACCAGTGGGCCGAGCTGCGCACCATGCGCTGGAACGCCCTGAGGACGCTGGGCAGCACGGGCGACCCGGGCGCCCCCAGCGTCGCGAAGCTGCTCTGGGGCCGCTGGCACCAGCGCCTCGGCGAGCTGGCGATGCAGATCCGGGGCGCGGCCGCCGCGGCCGGTCCGGGCGCGTGGTCGTCCGCGTACGAACTCGACGAGCTTCAGCGGCTCTTCCTCTTCACCCGCGCCGACACGATCTACGGCGGCTCGGACGAGATCCAGCGGAACATCATCGCCGAGCGCGTGCTCGGCCTACCCAGGGAGCAGCGGTGA
- a CDS encoding SDR family oxidoreductase codes for MGNFLAGKVVAVTGAGRGIGRAVALACAAEGAKVVVNDYGVSVEGAEPASEIAEAVVKEIEAAGGDAVAVADDISTMAGGQRVTDTALARYGRIDGVVCVAGILRERMLFNMTEEEWDPVVATHLKGTFTVFRAASAVMRKQGDGTLIGFTSGNHQGSVAQANYSAAKGGIISLVRSAALGLHKYGVTANAVAPVARTRMSANVPMELKEIGEPEDVAALVVYLLSDRAKAENITGQVYTIAGPKIAVWAQPRELRAGYADGAWTPEKIADFLPGTVGTDPMPMLARLEEMARAAASGDRPNA; via the coding sequence GTGGGGAACTTCTTGGCAGGCAAGGTCGTCGCCGTGACCGGTGCCGGGCGCGGCATCGGCCGCGCCGTGGCCCTCGCCTGCGCCGCCGAGGGAGCGAAGGTCGTCGTCAACGACTACGGGGTCTCGGTCGAGGGCGCCGAGCCCGCGTCGGAGATCGCCGAGGCCGTCGTCAAGGAGATCGAGGCCGCGGGCGGCGACGCGGTCGCCGTCGCGGACGACATCTCGACCATGGCGGGCGGACAGCGGGTCACCGACACGGCGCTGGCGCGGTACGGGCGGATCGACGGCGTCGTCTGTGTCGCCGGCATCCTGCGCGAGCGCATGCTCTTCAACATGACCGAGGAGGAGTGGGACCCGGTCGTCGCCACCCATCTGAAGGGCACCTTCACCGTCTTCCGGGCCGCGTCGGCGGTGATGCGCAAACAGGGCGACGGCACGCTCATCGGCTTCACCAGCGGCAACCACCAGGGCTCGGTCGCCCAGGCCAACTACTCCGCCGCCAAGGGCGGAATCATCTCCCTGGTCCGCAGCGCCGCGCTCGGCCTGCACAAGTACGGCGTCACGGCGAACGCGGTCGCCCCGGTCGCACGGACGCGCATGTCCGCGAACGTCCCCATGGAGCTGAAGGAGATCGGCGAGCCGGAGGACGTCGCCGCACTCGTCGTCTACCTGCTCTCCGACCGCGCGAAGGCGGAGAACATCACCGGTCAGGTCTACACGATCGCGGGCCCCAAGATCGCGGTCTGGGCGCAGCCGCGGGAACTGCGTGCCGGATACGCGGACGGCGCCTGGACCCCCGAGAAGATCGCGGACTTCCTTCCGGGAACGGTGGGGACGGACCCCATGCCGATGCTGGCGCGCCTGGAGGAGATGGCCCGGGCGGCGGCCTCGGGCGACCGCCCGAACGCGTAG
- a CDS encoding cyclase family protein, whose product MSLPEEFHEIAKRVNNWGRWGADDEIGTLNLITGEVVRGAAAEVRNGRRVPLALPLQQDGVQTGMIPGRVNPLHTMVQINQELFGPGTVATSDDAVTMGLQAATHWDALTHASHSGRIYNGRPSDSITAHEGARFSGIDKVTTLVSRGVLLDVARAKGVDRLPGDHAVTPEDLAEAEEFGGVRVRAGDVVLVRTGQIQVYLGGDKHGYGYPSPGLSIRTPEWFHSRDTAAVANDTLTFEIFPPEHENLWLPVHALDLVEMGMLQGQNWNLEGLSTACADEGRYAFLLSATPEPFVGGTGTPVAPVAVL is encoded by the coding sequence ATGTCACTGCCGGAGGAGTTCCATGAGATCGCCAAGCGCGTGAACAACTGGGGGCGTTGGGGCGCGGACGACGAGATCGGCACGCTCAACCTGATCACCGGCGAGGTGGTGCGGGGCGCCGCGGCGGAGGTCCGCAACGGGCGCCGCGTGCCGTTGGCCCTGCCCCTTCAGCAGGACGGCGTGCAGACCGGCATGATCCCGGGCCGGGTCAACCCGCTGCACACGATGGTCCAGATCAACCAGGAGCTCTTCGGCCCCGGCACGGTCGCCACCAGCGACGACGCCGTGACCATGGGGCTCCAGGCGGCCACCCACTGGGACGCGCTCACGCACGCCTCGCACTCGGGGAGGATCTACAACGGCCGCCCCTCCGACTCCATCACGGCCCACGAGGGCGCCCGCTTCAGCGGTATCGACAAGGTCACCACGCTCGTCTCACGCGGCGTGCTGCTCGACGTCGCCCGCGCGAAGGGCGTGGACCGGCTGCCCGGCGACCATGCGGTCACGCCGGAAGACCTGGCGGAGGCGGAGGAGTTCGGCGGCGTGCGCGTACGGGCCGGGGACGTCGTGCTCGTACGGACCGGGCAGATCCAGGTGTACCTGGGCGGCGACAAGCACGGGTACGGCTATCCGTCGCCGGGGCTCTCGATCCGTACGCCCGAGTGGTTCCACAGCCGCGACACCGCGGCCGTCGCGAACGACACGCTCACCTTCGAGATCTTCCCGCCGGAGCACGAGAACCTGTGGCTGCCCGTGCACGCGCTCGATCTGGTCGAGATGGGCATGCTCCAGGGGCAGAACTGGAATCTGGAGGGGCTGTCCACGGCCTGCGCCGATGAAGGGCGGTACGCCTTCCTCCTGTCGGCAACGCCCGAGCCGTTCGTGGGCGGCACGGGGACGCCCGTCGCTCCGGTCGCGGTGCTGTAG
- a CDS encoding ATP-binding protein translates to MQVLQVQLEVGPDPAEVGRARRWARSRLAGSGIGDDEPLAETLVLLISELVTNAVVHTGCPAVLRMLFGAGDAVRVEVADTSARPPQPRHAQGDDTNGRGLELVDGLADRWGWQPEGAGKSIWCEVDRCAGAAVPGEAVPAGAAGAPAPVPTA, encoded by the coding sequence GTGCAGGTGCTTCAGGTTCAGTTGGAGGTCGGACCCGATCCCGCCGAGGTGGGACGTGCCCGGAGGTGGGCCCGTTCGCGGCTCGCCGGTTCCGGGATAGGGGACGACGAGCCGCTGGCGGAGACGCTGGTGCTGCTCATCTCGGAGCTCGTCACCAACGCGGTGGTGCACACCGGCTGTCCCGCTGTGCTGCGCATGCTCTTCGGCGCGGGCGACGCGGTCCGGGTGGAGGTCGCCGACACCAGCGCCCGGCCCCCGCAGCCGCGCCACGCGCAGGGTGACGACACCAACGGCCGGGGCCTGGAGCTGGTCGACGGACTCGCCGACCGCTGGGGCTGGCAGCCCGAGGGGGCCGGCAAGAGCATCTGGTGCGAGGTCGACCGGTGCGCCGGGGCCGCGGTGCCCGGTGAAGCGGTTCCGGCGGGCGCGGCAGGTGCGCCGGCACCGGTGCCGACGGCTTAG
- a CDS encoding acyl-CoA dehydrogenase family protein: MDFRLTDDQHALRRGVRDLLAARFPRTALRAAADREPPALDRALWRELGDAGFFALRLPEAEGGVGLGLPEAVLAFEEAGRVLLPGPLVATHLAAGTVPGAATGETVVTAVDGALVAWLDEADAVAGYRDGAVGAVGAVAVRSVDPLTPLHRLPAGAAPELEADPAGVLLTAAEQLGSAARTTELAVRYAKEREQFGRPIGGFQAVKHLCAQMLVRTELARAAVYAAAVTADRVETAGAKLLADEAAVQGARDCLQVHGGMGFTWEADVHLHLKRAWVRARFRQTADQAEELLAAAL; encoded by the coding sequence GTGGACTTCCGACTCACGGACGACCAACACGCCCTGCGCAGGGGCGTACGCGACCTCCTGGCGGCGCGCTTCCCCCGCACCGCGCTGCGCGCGGCGGCCGACCGGGAGCCGCCCGCGCTGGACCGGGCGCTGTGGCGGGAGCTCGGCGACGCCGGGTTCTTCGCGCTGCGGCTGCCCGAGGCGGAGGGCGGGGTCGGGCTCGGACTGCCCGAGGCGGTGCTCGCGTTCGAGGAGGCCGGACGGGTGCTGCTGCCCGGCCCCCTCGTGGCCACGCACCTCGCGGCGGGGACGGTGCCCGGTGCGGCCACCGGCGAGACCGTGGTGACCGCGGTGGACGGCGCGCTCGTGGCATGGCTGGACGAGGCCGACGCGGTGGCCGGGTACCGGGACGGGGCCGTCGGGGCCGTCGGGGCCGTCGCCGTACGATCCGTCGATCCGCTCACCCCCCTGCACCGGCTGCCGGCGGGGGCGGCGCCGGAGCTGGAGGCCGACCCGGCCGGCGTTCTGCTCACGGCGGCCGAGCAGCTCGGATCCGCGGCCCGCACCACCGAGCTGGCGGTGCGGTACGCCAAGGAGCGCGAACAGTTCGGCCGGCCCATCGGCGGTTTCCAGGCGGTCAAGCACCTCTGCGCGCAGATGCTGGTGCGCACCGAACTCGCCCGCGCCGCCGTGTACGCGGCGGCCGTCACCGCCGACCGGGTCGAGACCGCGGGCGCCAAACTCCTCGCCGACGAGGCGGCTGTCCAGGGGGCCCGTGACTGCCTCCAGGTGCACGGCGGCATGGGCTTCACCTGGGAGGCCGACGTGCATCTGCACCTCAAGCGGGCCTGGGTGCGGGCCCGCTTCCGGCAGACGGCGGACCAGGCGGAGGAGTTGCTGGCGGCGGCGCTCTGA
- a CDS encoding acyl-CoA dehydrogenase family protein translates to MELTYTEEEEAFRARLREWLAVALPKLPPKPSPDDWPGRRAYDTGWQRALHDAGYADVHWDASPTQRLIFLEETEKAGAPYVGANFVGLLHAGPTIAAEGTPEQRERWLTPILRGDEIWCQGFSEPDAGSDLASLRTRAVRDGDTYVVTGSKIWTSHAEVADWCELLVRTDPDAPKHRGISWLAMPMDAPGITVRPLRTLAGSAEFAEVFLDEVRVPAANRVGEENDGWRVTMVTLSFERGTAFVGEVVACRRTLGELARAARADGRWDDAVLRRRLGRLNAEFGALWRLTQWNVSEATRTGGVPGVGGSVFKLRYSHARQELYDTAAEVLGPDALDLDREWTLDRLSSLSYTIAAGTSQIQRNIVAERVLGLPKGP, encoded by the coding sequence GTGGAACTGACGTACACGGAGGAGGAAGAGGCGTTCAGGGCCAGGCTGCGGGAGTGGCTCGCGGTGGCCCTGCCGAAGCTGCCGCCGAAGCCCTCGCCCGACGACTGGCCCGGCCGCCGGGCGTACGACACGGGCTGGCAGCGGGCGCTGCACGACGCCGGATACGCGGACGTCCACTGGGACGCGTCCCCGACCCAGCGGCTGATCTTCCTGGAGGAGACGGAGAAGGCCGGAGCGCCCTATGTGGGGGCCAACTTCGTCGGGCTGCTGCACGCCGGGCCGACGATCGCGGCCGAGGGGACGCCGGAACAGCGGGAACGCTGGCTGACGCCGATCCTGCGCGGCGACGAGATCTGGTGCCAGGGCTTCAGCGAGCCGGACGCGGGCTCCGATCTCGCCTCGCTGCGGACCCGGGCGGTGCGGGACGGCGACACGTACGTGGTGACCGGGTCGAAGATCTGGACCTCGCACGCGGAGGTCGCCGACTGGTGCGAACTGCTGGTGCGCACCGACCCGGACGCCCCGAAGCACCGCGGGATCTCCTGGCTGGCGATGCCGATGGACGCACCCGGCATCACCGTTCGGCCGCTGCGCACACTGGCCGGGTCGGCGGAGTTCGCCGAGGTCTTCCTGGACGAGGTGCGGGTGCCGGCCGCCAACCGGGTGGGGGAGGAGAACGACGGCTGGCGGGTCACGATGGTGACCCTGTCCTTCGAGCGCGGCACGGCCTTCGTCGGCGAAGTCGTCGCCTGCCGCCGCACCCTGGGCGAGCTGGCGCGCGCGGCACGCGCCGACGGCCGCTGGGACGATGCGGTGCTGCGGCGCAGACTGGGCAGGCTGAACGCGGAGTTCGGCGCCCTGTGGCGGCTCACCCAGTGGAACGTCAGCGAGGCGACGCGCACGGGCGGGGTGCCGGGCGTCGGCGGCTCGGTCTTCAAGCTCCGCTACTCGCACGCCCGCCAGGAGCTGTACGACACGGCGGCCGAGGTCCTCGGCCCCGACGCGCTGGACCTGGACCGGGAGTGGACCCTGGACCGGCTCTCCTCGCTGTCGTACACGATCGCCGCCGGCACCTCCCAGATCCAGCGGAACATCGTCGCCGAGCGAGTCCTCGGCCTGCCGAAGGGCCCCTGA